tttttttagaagaaaagtcAGAAGTTAATAACtagtaggatttttttttcttttaatttttatctatttatgattttaaccttatttcttatttattaaattaagaatatttttaaaactaaaaaaataataattaatttttttaaccttcttaaaaataactaactttctaaattctagtaatatataaaaagttaccAACTTTCTGAACCCCAGAGAGAGTGTCAGTTTTTGGCAAGCAAATGTGTACCAACCACAGGCCCATTTTTGTAACTTAGCACcgcttagcttttttttttttttggacgaAAGAAGGTAGCAACGCTAAACTCAGACTCATCCATAAATAGCTTTGATATTTTACAACAATTCTCATCCGCTCCACCTCCTTCTCTGCTCTCCCTCTGCTACTACCTGTTCTTCTATATCCCTCTCTCTTTTTAGCACAAAAAGAAACACTGAAATGGCTCACAAAAGCAAGGTTTTGATAATCGGAGGCACAGGCTACATCGGAAAATTCATCGTGGAAGCAAGTGCAAAGGCTGGTCATCCCACTTTTGCTCTGGTCAGAGAGAGCACAGTCTCTGATCCCGTTAAGGGAAAACTCGTTGAGAATTTCAAGAACTTGGGTGTCACTTTGGTCCACGTACGTATATTAATCTCTCTCTGTTTGTATGTGtatttgtgagttttttttgctagatgtgtttggttttgtttgtggGAAAAAGTTTGATGatggtgttaaaaaaaatggaaatgcaGGGAGATCTTTACGACCATGGGAGTTTGGTGAAAGCAATTAAGCAAGTGGATGTGGTGATATCAACTGTGGGTCACTTGCAAATTGTAGATCAGGTCAAGATCATTGCTGCCATTAAAGAAGCTGGTAACGTTAAGGTTCGTGTTTCTAAATTTTACTCAAAACTTTATTAGTTTGAAACCCTTTTATCTATAATTTcattccttcaattttttttccctaaataatttgtaaagtttaatttttaattgggtcAGCAACTTGGCTTAAAAATAGATTCCAAAGGCTAGTAAACTTGTTCTTAGGATCAAGATAAAGAAAACCCTTTTGTGAATTCTGATGATGCTACCGACCAATTAATAagagttttaatatttttattttaaaattgttgaatgTGATCTATTGATTCTGCTTGATGAGTTgatgtataataaaagttgctataataattaattaattaataaacaaataaaaaattaattaatatcttGATCCGCtaattaaaaagtaattatCCGGTACGAACGTATAAGATAAACCtatctcaagaaaaaaaaagttaatgaaaacaTGTATGAGATAAAAATgtctttttcttgtttgttcTCTTATGAAAAGGTAATGTTTAATGAAAacaaatataagataaaaatgTATCTTTTTGTTTGTCCTCTTATGAAGGTAGTGTAATAAGTGAATCTAGTGTAATTGTTGtaggttcaaaaaaaaaaaaaaaaaaaaaatcagtgtaTAACTGTATATTATGGATTTGGAATGtgttaaataataaattaatcttCCTGCTATTTATGAACAGAAATATAAAATGAGTATATTGACCAATAGGAAGAAAAATGTCCACGTAGGGGACCCCTCTATCATGActttaaaaatagagaaaattcgGTTTGGCGTGAACAATCCGTCTAATTTACATGGGCCCACGTCGCATGTCATAACTCACAACAACCGCACCAATTTGGTGGAAGCTCTGTAATGACTAAAATAATAACTTAATCAGAACACGCCAAATTGggcctttattattattattattatttaatgggCCTTTTCCTATTAGATTTCTGGGACTCTGaatcttacccaaaaaaaaaacctataataaACCTATTTTCCGGTGGCATAAATGATAAGCTTGtttgtatttatataaaatataactaAAGTAACACAAATCGGATTTATTATCATGTCAGTTTGAGCTGTAGTAGAAAAAGGTAATGGTATTACTACTGTGCACCCATCGCGTGATAAGTATAAAGAGTTGTGGAGTGTAGGGGTGAAGGTCAGGGTTTAAATCTCTATAAGAGAGTttcacatatacacttagattagcttaaaatagaatttttatcatatattaatataaataaaaaaggttatGATATCAGAAAATTTCTGATTGTATAATAATTGTTTGGAAATTAGTGAacaaatttcaatgaaaaagtCTACAATTATTTAGAGATTTTATTGGTTGAGTTGTTTTTCAGAGATTCTACCCATCTGAATTCGGAAACGATGTGGACCGCGTCCATGCTGTGGATCCAGCGAAGACTGCATTTGCTTCCAAGGCCCAAATCCGACGTGCTGTTGAGGCCGAAGGCATTCCCTTCACTTATGTGTCATCCAACTACTTTGCTGGCTATTTTCTTCCTACCTTGGCGCAGCCAGGAGTCACTGCTCCTCCTAGAGACAAAGTCGTTATCCCCGGAGATGGAAATCCCAAGGGTAATTAACaatttctttaagctcttgatcAACAGTTTGCATTATCCATGCTTGCCAAACACGACATTTAAGCCTTTTCATTACGAGTATGTCTTTTTGGTGAATAGAATGTCACATCATTCTAAATCATTTGTCATTCCTTTATTTGGtggaattaaattttaaatgatgtgacaACATGTATAAAATGGACTATCTTAATTTTGAAGCAAATGGAGAAGAGTGTCAACTGAAACTGAATGAACTTAATTGTATAGCTATGATATGTATACAACTATTTGACCATGTGTTGCTTTGAACTCTCCTTGCAGCAATTTTTAATAAGGAAGATGACATTGGAACCTATACCATTAAATCTGTGGATGACCCAAGAGCATTGAACAAGGTACTCTACATCAGGCCTCCAGGAAACATTTACTCCTTCAATGAGCTTGTTGCCCTTTGGGAGAAGAAGATTGGCAAAACCATTGAGAAAATCTATGTTCCAGAGGAAAAGCTTTTGAAGGACATCCAAGGTCAGTGAGAAAACCTGTCCAAAATTCCAAGGATGCTATGCTTAATTTATGTTCTGTCATGTTCTTTAACattagtatttctaacattgGCGAGGAGCAAACATTGtttaattaaatatgtttttgatCTTGGTACATTTGCAGAGGCCCCAATTCCAATTAATGTGATATTGTCAATCAATCACTCAGTGTTTGTGAAGGGTGATCACACTAACTTTGAAATTGAGCCATCATTTGGTGTGGAGGCTTCCCAGCTGTATCCAGATGTCAAATACACCTCTGTGGAAGAATACCTGGACCAATTTGTTTGAGAAATTAAGCCCCAGCTATTGTTATTAttaagataaaaaattattgttgttgtGGGTGACTTCAAGCAAAGAGTGTATGTACTTACGTATCCTGTTCTCTGTAACCATATCGTGTTGAACtagactcaaaaaaaaaaaaaacgtgaagAACCATAATCTATTTTGAGTGATGCATTTTCTCTTTACaatatatacttgtaactgAATGTCTTTCATATTTCTTGagctctattttctcttacgtATCTTCTCTCTATTGTTGAAGAATAATAATGATATCAGAGAAAAATGAGAAGAGGTTGGTTTCAGTGGTTAAAACCTATTGTACGAATGGTTTTGTTGTGCCAGTTAAATTATCACCTCTTAGATTTTTAATAGACAATTCCAGGGTTCCGATTTCTTCTTTCCCATTATAACAATCTAATCATAAGAAAAAAAGGGTTCAATTGTTGCCTGGGAAAACTGTAGTAACTTATAATGGAATGGCCTAGGTGGGTTTGGCCGGGTTGCAACATCATAGTTAAACATGTGTGGTAGTTTTTCCTCATGGATTATTGTTCTCTCACACTTATTAATGTGATTAAGTACACACAATGATTATAAATTCATGCGTGATGTTCACATGAAATAGGTGATATGTATGAACAATCAGGGGTGGAGCTACTTGtccccaaattttaaaaatactttaatactatatataaatatttaacattttaattattagCCTACAAAAATGGGACTTGGCCCCCCAAATATTTGAACTAGTCCAATGATGTTCCTAAAAAAGTTTTCCAATTGATCTAGTAGTtatagagaatatatatatatatatatatatatttttttttttctcacatttactttttattgtaaaatgtgtttttgtgCCTGTTAAAGTCTTGGATCTTTCATATCTTTAAATACTTCATTAGTTTTGTAGGGATAAAGGGCCCAAAACCATATGTTGGGCCTTGGCCTTTGTTCAAATACATTGATAGCTCCGAGGAGGAGCAAATAGTTGTTACATGTTCCTCgttaaagtctcataagtagGGAACGAATGAAaagtggtccgaggaggaactcctcctcggatatgatgaatatAGTTCAAAGTATGTACTCCAGTTATTAGAGTGATCCTCCAAGAAGCTCTAATGACAGAGACATGCCTCCTGAACATACGAAAAAgaaggaaacctaaaaatatctaagggaaagctgccaccaccgcattaaatgcattgcgactacttttctagccgcatttatgtggagaagacctttaAACAGTGTTACCTTAGCTACCACAATTCACAGAGAACCAGAGggggtgtctgataggacaagtaCTCAAATAAGGGCTCggataatcaacaagtgtaggatgaAGATGGTCTGAAGGaggatatataatgtgaaaggCTTTTCATGTAAGaaggggagaaagagagagaagaaaaacgATAGCAATCTAAACTATCTTTACATTCATTTGTGATTAAATTATACAAAGGGGACTTCCTTGGACTGAAAATATATGAAaaccaaatctcttatttgtgtttgacaATCATTCAAATTAAATCTATCCGTTGTTCAATTCATTAGGGCTTAGTTTTTCAACTCACtctttataaatttattgtactgggctcatTAGGCCAACATCCCATTCATTTTGGGCTTGGATTGTAAATCGAGACCCTACAATgggcgccgtctatgggaagaacttgtgtgatAATGAAAAAAACGGTCAAATATGGTAGATTCAGGCCCATATCAGGCAGAATCCATAGCATCTCAACGTGAAAATCCTTTTGTCAACCTTGAGTGTAGGAGAGATCAAAAGGGTAGCGTGCACGTTACGCATATGAGCAAAAGCCACTCTCGAGTTGAGAGTCACGTCTCTCAAGAATAACACAATAAAGCCATGCAAAGGGAAATCGACCAGCTTAAGAAGAAGTTACGCCATGCACAACGAAAGCGAACTCCCACTCCATCTGATTCCTCTTCTGACGATGAGAAGGATAATGGTTATCAACGTAGATCAAGGACTACTCCTAGCAAATCCTTCTCATATGAAGAGGAGCACCATAGTGAACACAAATGCAAGAGCCCAACTCATAGAGGATTGAGAAATGATGCGATGAGCAAAGCCTTGAATCAGATTTCCAAGTCGCCCTTCACGAATAGGATTGAAAGGGCAGCTCTTCCTTGGCGTTTCCATCAGCTAACATTCACCATCTACAATGGGCGAATGGACCCGGTGGAGCATGTAAGCCATTTCAATCAGAGGATGACTGTCTATTCTAAGGATGAAACcttgatgtgcaaagtgttcCCATCCAGTTTGGGACCCGTGGCGATGGTTCGACGGCCTGAGAACCGATTCTATAAATTCCTTCAAGGAGCTTACTCGGGCATTTGACTCCCGTTTTATCACATGTACCAAGGTCCCTCGGCCCTTAGACTCCCTATTGTCTTTGTCCATGTGAGAAGGGGAGACCCTGAAAACATGCTCGGACAGGTATTAGGAGATGTACAATGAGATAGATGGTAACTTTGAGGACATCGCCATCAGTACCTTCAAGAATGGCCTCCCAACCGAGCATGGTTTAAGGAAGTCCCTAACGAAGAAAACTAGTCACCAGCCTACGCCAGCTTATGGACCGGattgacaagtataaaagggttgaGGAAGACCAATAACTGGGTAAAGGAAAGGttaaggttatccctcaggagatgagggatttcaggtcggaccgattCAATAACAACCGACCTCGGAGAGATTTTGCTGGACAATCAGGGTCTACCAACACCCAGGTTGTTAATGTAGTATTTCGAGAGCCGGTGCATCAGGTtctagagaagattaagaatgagCCATTCTTTAAATAGCCAAAcaagatggctggaaaccccATGAGACGCAACCAGAGCCTCTATTGCCACTATCATTAGGACCAGGGGCACACTACAGAAGACTGCAGAAATTTGTGAGACCATTTGGACCAGTTGGTCCGAAAGGGGAAGTTGAAACAGCTGCTGCACCATTCTAGCAGCCAAGCGGGGCAGATAGATTCGGATCCTTGGAGAGATGCTTCTTCAAGGACTCCTTTAGGAACGATGAATGTCATCTTCGCTGCCCCCGGTAGGACCGATTCCTGTCCCTCTAGAGTGAAGTCTATGGCTCGGCTGTCAACTGAAGACAACAATTCAGAGCCAGAATAAAGGCACTACTGGTCCTGGGCTTCTTGGCCGACGATAAGATCAGAACTATCTAACCCCATGACGATGCTTTAGTGGTCACACTGAGGATAAGGGGTATGATGTGAAAAGAGTATTGGTAGATCAAGGAAGTGTTGtcgagataatgtaccccgacctgtacaaggggctgaatttaAAACTCGAGGACCTAACAGCGTACAATTCCCCACTAGTAAGTTTCGAGGGGAAAACAGTTACTTCAAGAGGTCAAATTAGATTGCCCATACAGACCGGTTCGAATgtggtggaagtggacttcattgtgATGGATGCTTATTCACCTTATACGGTTATTGTGGCTAAACCTTGGCTTCATGCCTAAGAAGCCGTTTCTTCTACCCTGCACCAAAAGGTGAAGTATCCGTCCAACGGCAAGGTTAAAGAGATTGTAGAGAATTAGTCCATGGCTAGGCAGTGCATGGTGGCTGCTATCTTACATAGGCCTAATGCGGAGTCCTCGGCCTCTGCTGAAAGgaacttatagcaatcaagaactTCGGTATTGCCTGATAATGGATCAACCGAGGAAGCAAAGTGCGAGGATCTAGAAAAGGTTGCTGTTGGCGATGATCCGAAGAAGTTCTTTCAAGTTGGCTTCCAGTTGCCTCcctaagagagagaaaagctaATTGAATTCCTGAGAAAAAACGTGGATGTATTCGCGTGGAATGCTTATGAAGCCCTGGGGGTGGAtccaaatttcatttgtcaCAATTTGAATGTCAATCCATCTGTTTCCTCCAAAAAACAACCTCCTCAGTGCTCATCTAGAGATCATTCTAATGCTGTCAAAGATGAGGTGACGAAGCTTAAGtaggcaggggctatcaaagaagttttctaTCCTGAATGACTAGCTAATACTGTGGTAGTAatgaaaaagaatggaaaatggCGAGTGTGTGTGGATTTCATGGGTTTAAATAGGGTTTGCTCAAAAGATCCCTTtcctatgcctcggatagaATAGCTAGTAGATGCTACCGTAGGCCATCCTCAGATGAGCTTTTTAGATGtctttcaaggataccatcaaataccGCTAGCTTTAAATGACCAGGAGAAGACAGCTTTTGTTACTCCTACTagaaactaccattacaaggcAATGCCCTTCGGCTTGAAAAATGCGGGATccacctatcaaaggatgatgactaagaTGTTTGAACCTCAATTGGGCAAGAATATTGAAgtttatatagatgacatggtggtaaagagtaaggtggtgtccgagcatgtggGAGATCTcggaaatatttttgaaatactgAGAAAACACAAGCTGCACCTTAACGCTTCCAAATGTTCTTTTGGTGTGGGATCAGGAAAATTCCTAGGCTATATGGTGACCTATCGGGGAATTGAAGTTAATCTCAACCAGGTTAATGCGATAAACAATTTGCAACCACCTCGAAATCCTAAAGAAGTTCAGAAGCTAACCGGAATGACTGCTGCTCTAAATCGGTTTATTTCTCGGTCCGCAGATAGATGCAGACCTTTCTTCCTATTGATGaataaatggaagggatttgagtggactgaggagtgtgctTTGGCATTTTAGCAACTTAAAGAGTACCTATCtcggccacctatcatgtccagtcctagGATGGATGAGGTCATGTCCAGTCCTGGTATTGATACAAGTTGACAATGGAGTACAACGACCAGTCTATTAagtgagcaaatcactacatgaggccgaaaTTCGCTATCTACCACTGGAGAAGGCCATCCTGGCAGTGGTGCATAGTAcacgaaagcttccccattacttccaagcacatacAGTCGTTGTTTTAACTCAACTTCCACTTAGGGCTATACTTCGAAGTGCTGATTACACGAGGAGGATTGCAAAGTGGGGCACAGTActaggggcttttgacatcaaatactTGCCTCGTACCTCTATCAAGGGTCAGGTACTGGTAGACCTCGTGATTGAGTTCACTGAACCCCATTAGAAGAAACATCAACGACATtaaacatggatggaaaatcggttggcacaatCTCTCTGCAAGAACCTGTATTCTGGAAGGTATACGTCAACGATGCAGCAAATCAGAGGGGCtctggagtggggctagttctaaTCTCATCTAAGAAGCTCACCATTAAGAAGTCATTAAGATTGGGATTCTCGGCCACGAATAATGAAGCTGAGTACGAAGCCTTGCTGGAGGGGAATGTCTATGGTTCAAAGAATGAGAGGAAAGGCAGTAACAATGTTCTCGGACTCGAGGCTGGTCGTCGGCCAGGTGAAGGGCGAACTAGAAGTAAGAGATGAGAGGATGCAAGGATATTTAATTCAGGTTAGACATTTGCAATCAGGATTTGAATCCTTCACCCTACTGTATGTCCCCAAGAGTGGAAACACACACGTCGATTCACTAGCCATGCTGGCGACCTTCTTTGCACAGAGCTTACCTCGGGTTATCCTTATAGAAGACTTGTGCAAATCCATGGAGATAAAGGGACAAGCGGTTCAAGTTCACCAAGTCAGAGTAaggcctagctggatggattCTATAGTACTATATCTGAGAGTGGACGTCTTGCCAGAAGACAAATTAGAAGCTGATAGGATAAGGAGAAAAGTTCCTCGTTTCTGGCTGTCCAAggaccaaaaattgtacaagcGCTTTTTTTTATGGGTCATATCTAATCTGTGCTCATCCTGAAGCAACAGAGCTACTCCTTGAGGAgctacatgaagggatttgtggaagccacacagGAGGCAGGTTTTTGTCTCACAGAGCCATCACTCTGGGCTACtagtggccaaatatgcaaaaagaagcacaagagtatgtgaagaagtgtgatcaatATCAGAGATTTGCACAAAACATACACCGGTCGGAAGGAGTTCTTAACCCCCTGTCTAGCCcctggccttttgctcaatggggcttaGATATATAGTTGGTCCTTTCCCCAATGCAGCAAGGAACAAGAGGTATTTGCTGGTCGGcactaaatgggttgaagtTGAACCTTTAGTAAATATCAGAGACGTGGATGCTAAgaagtttatttggaaaaacattgttacCCGGTTCGGGGTACCTCATtccctcatctcggacaatggtcttcagtttgatagtaaGTCCTTCAGGAGATACTGCAGTGAATTGGGAATTACGAATAGATATTCTACCCCAGTTTATCCCCAGGGAAATGGACAAGCCGAGGCTgttaataaggtcatagtgaatggactcaagaaaaggttggatgatgcgaagggaaaatgggtggaaaaaCTGCCACATGTCCTATGGACATATCAAACCACGCCTCGCAGATCAACAGGggagacccccttttcaatgacttatggagctGAGATTGTTATTCCCTTAGAAACAAGTTTTCCAATACTAAAGACTAGCTCATTCAGTCCGAGCAATAACAATGAGTTGCTAGAAAGGAGCTTGAATCTTAtcgaagaaagaagagaaagtgcaaTGGTTCAATTGGCatactaccaacacaaactcaagTAAGGTTATGGTGCTAAGGTAAAGTTAAGACCACTAGTGCCTGGTGACTTGGTATTGAGGAAAGCTCTGGGCACTACAAAAAACCCAGTATGGGGAAAGTTAggacccaattgggaaggaccatatcgcatcacctctGTAACTGGTATAGGGGCATATTtcctagaagacttagatgagcatGTAATACTACGCCATTgaaatgtaaacaacctgaaaatgtatttttattaatgaaaatctCCTTTATCAATGAGTTCTTTTGTTGTGTAAAGGCATTGTGCCTACTATTACTCAATAGCATCTATCTGAGTATTAAACAGAAtataagtcctgcatggcttttCGGGCCACAGATTTAGGCGAAATTAACTACTTTTGGCATCTATCtgagtattaaacagaacctaagtcctgcatgactcctcgaaccacaggcttagaggaaattaactacttttgGCATCTATCcgagtattaaacagaacctaagttttgcatggctcctcggaccacaggcttaggggaaattaactacttttgGCATCcatccaagtattaaacagaacctaagtcttgcatggctcctcggaccataggcttaggggaaattaatactcaatggtatatttttaagtgttaaacagatccTAAGTTATGCATGGTCTCTCGGACCATAAAATTTGGTGAAATTAACACTCAAGGACGTCCTTATAAATGTTAAATAGAACTCAAAATACAAGGTATGTTACTTATTTCCTTCCGATTCAACACTCATTGTATGAGAGTTAGTTCATAATACAAGTGGATAATAACTCTCTCTTGTTGATACTTAGTTAGATTTCTTGAAATGTCAATAATGATTTACTGTTAAAACACATTGGAAATGGAGCAACAACAATTCAAACTTG
This DNA window, taken from Quercus robur chromosome 2, dhQueRobu3.1, whole genome shotgun sequence, encodes the following:
- the LOC126712267 gene encoding phenylcoumaran benzylic ether reductase Betv6; translation: MAHKSKVLIIGGTGYIGKFIVEASAKAGHPTFALVRESTVSDPVKGKLVENFKNLGVTLVHGDLYDHGSLVKAIKQVDVVISTVGHLQIVDQVKIIAAIKEAGNVKRFYPSEFGNDVDRVHAVDPAKTAFASKAQIRRAVEAEGIPFTYVSSNYFAGYFLPTLAQPGVTAPPRDKVVIPGDGNPKAIFNKEDDIGTYTIKSVDDPRALNKVLYIRPPGNIYSFNELVALWEKKIGKTIEKIYVPEEKLLKDIQEAPIPINVILSINHSVFVKGDHTNFEIEPSFGVEASQLYPDVKYTSVEEYLDQFV